A region from the Triticum aestivum cultivar Chinese Spring chromosome 3D, IWGSC CS RefSeq v2.1, whole genome shotgun sequence genome encodes:
- the LOC123074418 gene encoding BTB/POZ and MATH domain-containing protein 2-like: MGCTASTRRAGWGSLVFDVSGYGGVSLDVQSSEVFTVGAYDWQIRFYEEGVFGHSGGYVAVYLFLVSKKAKVRATFELSLVDITGSTPPRTMRTVDAEFDSGDRTCFGHPEFMRKSELEASPYLRGDRLTIECAITICKEAPVSSKSFAEVPPSDITDHLRKLWQGKEGSDVTFEVQGEAFPAHKTVLAMRSPVFKAELYGALRENDMGRVIIGDMQPAVFEALLHFIYTDSLPTMDDLYQDQDEYKEIIGHLLVAADRYAMERLKIICESILCKNIDVKTVVTTLALADQHHCNKLTDACIEFIASLGKVDDIIASQGYAELKRTCPLALLELWEKATRLYMI, translated from the coding sequence ATGGGATGCACGGCGTCCACGCGACGTGCGGGGTGGGGCTCGCTCGTGTTCGATGTCTCAGGGTACGGCGGAGTTAGCCTCGACGTACAATCATCAGAAGTATTCACCGTCGGCGCTTACGACTGGCAGATTCGTTTCTATGAGGAAGGAGTGTTTGGGCATTCCGGAGGCTATGTGGCGGTCTATCTCTTTTTAGTcagcaagaaggccaaggtgaGGGCAACATTCGAGCTCAGTTTGGTGGACATCACTGGATCAACGCCGCCTCGTACGATGAGGACGGTCGACGCAGAATTTGACTCTGGCGACCGAACGTGCTTCGGCCATCCCGAGTTCATGAGGAAGAGCGAGCTCGAGGCGTCGCCTTACCTTCGCGGCGATCGCCTCACAATTGAGTGTGCCATCACTATCTGCAAGGAAGCGCCGGTCTCGTCGAAATCGTTTGCTGAGGTGCCGCCATCCGACATCACGGATCACCTCAGGAAGCTGTGGCAAGGGAAAGAGGGCAGCGATGTCACCTTCGAGGTTCAAGGGGAGGCTTTTCCTGCCCACAAGACGGTGCTCGCGATGCGGTCGCCGGTGTTTAAGGCAGAGCTGTACGGTGCCTTGAGGGAAAATGATATGGGTCGCGTTATCATTGGCGACATGCAACCTGCAGTCTTCGAGGCCCTGCTCCATTTTATATACACCGATTCATTGCCCACCATGGATGATCTTTACCAAGATCAAGATGAATACAAAGAGATTATTGGACATTTGCTTGTAGCCGCGGATCGGTATGCCATGGAAAGACTGAAGAtcatatgtgaaagcatcctttgCAAGAACATAGATGTGAAGACCGTGGTGACTACACTGGCTTTGGCTGATCAGCATCACTGCAACAAGTTGACTGATGCTTGCATTGAATTTATTGCCTCTTTGGGTAAAGTGGATGATATAATAGCAAGCCAGGGATATGCTGAGCTCAAAAGAACCTGTCCTTTGGCTTTACTGGAACTGTGGGAGAAGGCAACTAGGCTCTACATGATATAG
- the LOC123078025 gene encoding MFS18 protein, translating into MEKSTKMVAVLVLAVLAAATSAEARNIKTTDAAAASKDAVLQPTTFPPFDRLGGLPGGSSMPGFSLPGSSGATPGISGIGSMPFLGGSSPGLGGSTGLGGFGGMPGSPAAAAVDEHAKKP; encoded by the coding sequence ATGGAGAAGTCGACCAAGATGGTGGCGGTGCTCGTCCTCGCCGTGCTGGCCGCGGCGACCAGCGCCGAGGCGAGGAACATCAAGACGACGGACGCGGCAGCCGCCAGCAAGGACGCGGTCCTGCAGCCGACGACCTTCCCGCCCTTCGACCGCCTCGGCGGCCTCCCCGGCGGCAGCAGCATGCCGGGATTCAGCCTCCCCGGCAGCAGCGGCGCCACCCCGGGCATCAGCGGCATCGGCAGCATGCCCTTCCTCGGCGGCAGCTCCCCCGGCCTCGGCGGCTCCACCGGTCTCGGCGGCTTCGGCGGCATGCCGGGGTCCCCCGCTGCAGCTGCCGTCGACGAGCACGCCAAGAAGCCGTGA